One window of the Bos indicus isolate NIAB-ARS_2022 breed Sahiwal x Tharparkar chromosome 15, NIAB-ARS_B.indTharparkar_mat_pri_1.0, whole genome shotgun sequence genome contains the following:
- the LOC109569558 gene encoding histone H2B type 1-L-like, whose amino-acid sequence MPELAKSAPAPKKGSKKSVTKAQKKDVKKCKHSRKESYSVYVYKVLKQVHPDTSISSKAIGIMNSFINDIFEHITGEALRLAHYNKRSTITSREIQTAVRLLLPGELVKHTASKGTKAVTKYTSSK is encoded by the coding sequence ATGCCTGAACTGGCTAAGTCTGCTCCTGCCCCTAAAAAGGGCTCTAAAAAATCTGtgaccaaggcccagaagaaggaCGTCAAGAAGTGCAAGCACAGCCGCAAGGAGAGCTACTCCGTGTACGtgtacaaggtgctgaagcaagTCCATCCAGACACCAGCATCTCATCCAAGGCCATtggaatcatgaactccttcatCAATGACATTTTCGAGCACATCACTGGCGAGGCATTGCGCCTGGCGCATTACAACAAGCGCTcaactatcacatccagggagatccagaccgCCGTGCGCTTGCTTCTACCTGGGGAGCTGGTCAAGCACACCGCGTCCaagggcactaaggctgtcaccaagtataccagctccaagtaa